The following proteins are encoded in a genomic region of Betaproteobacteria bacterium:
- a CDS encoding nucleotidyltransferase domain-containing protein, giving the protein MRRAVLWQRGCSRCQQADLSHRSLFGSMLKGTAREDSDIDLLVEFEPDARTTLLDMARIEIELSELLGGRKVDLRTAQDLSRHFRDEVVRTAEPQYVA; this is encoded by the coding sequence ATGCGCCGGGCCGTACTGTGGCAACGGGGGTGCTCACGTTGCCAGCAGGCAGACCTCTCCCACCGTTCGCTGTTCGGTTCGATGCTCAAAGGCACGGCCCGCGAAGATAGCGATATCGATCTTCTGGTTGAGTTCGAACCGGACGCTCGCACGACATTGCTGGACATGGCCAGAATCGAGATCGAGCTGTCCGAACTGCTGGGCGGCAGAAAGGTGGACCTTCGAACCGCACAGGACCTCAGCCGTCATTTCAGGGATGAAGTGGTGCGAACCGCGGAACCCCAGTATGTCGCCTGA